A single genomic interval of Capricornis sumatraensis isolate serow.1 chromosome 11, serow.2, whole genome shotgun sequence harbors:
- the PUF60 gene encoding poly(U)-binding-splicing factor PUF60 isoform X7: MATATIALVNGQQGGGSEPAAAAVVAAGDKWKPPQGTDSIKMENGQGTAAKLGLPPLTPEQQEALQKAKKYAMEQSIKSVLVKQTIAHQQQQLTNLQMAAQRQRALAIMCRVYVGSIYYELGEDTIRQAFAPFGPIKSIDMSWDSVTMKHKGFAFVEYEVPEAAQLALEQMNSVMLGGRNIKVGRPSNIGQAQPIIDQLAEEARAFNRIYVASVHQDLSDDDIKSVFEAFGKIKSCTLARDPTTGKHKGYGFIEYEKAQSSQDAVSSMNLFDLGGQYLRVGKAVTPPMPLLTPATPGGLPPAAAVAAAAATAKITAQEAVAGAAVLGTLATPGLVSPALTLAQPLGALPQAVMAAQAPGVITGVTPARPPIPVTIPSVGVVNPILASPPTLGLLEPKKEKEEEELFPESERPEMLSEQEHMSISGSSARHMVMQKLLRKQESTVMVLRNMVDPKDIDDDLEGEVTEECGKFGAVNRVIIYQEKQGEEEDAEIIVKIFVEFSVASETHKAIQALNGRWFAGRKVVAEVYDQERFDNSDLSA; the protein is encoded by the exons ATGGCGACGGCGACCATAGCGCTA GTCAATGGCCAGCAAGGAGGGGGGTCCgagccggcggcggcggcagtgGTGGCAGCGGGAGACAAATGGAAACCTCCACAG GGGACAGACTCCATCAAGATGGAGAACGGGCAGGGCACAGCCGCGAAGCTGGGACTGCCTCCCTTGACGCCCGAGCAGCAGGAGGCCCTCCAGAAG GCCAAGAAGTACGCCATGGAGCAGAGCATCAAGAGCGTGCTGGTGAAGCAGACCATcgcccaccagcagcagcagcttaccaACCTGCAG ATGGCGGCTCAGCGGCAGCGGGCACTGGCCATCATGTGCCGGGTCTACGTGGGCTCCATCTACTACGAGCTGGGGGAGGACACCATCCGCCAGGCATTCGCCCCCTTTGGGCCCATCAAGAGCATCGACATGTCCTGGGACTCTGTCACCATGAAGCACAAG GGCTTTGCGTTTGTGGAGTATGAGGTCCCAGAAGCCGCCCAGCTGGCCTTGGAGCAGATGAATtccgtgatgctgggaggcaggAACATCAAg GTGGGCAGACCCAGcaacatagggcaggctcagccCATCATAGACCAGCTGGCTGAGGAGGCGCGAGCCTTCAACCGCATCTACGTGGCTTCCGTGCACCAGGACCTCTCGGATGATGACATCAAGAGCGTGTTTGAGGCCTTTGGCAAGATCAAATCCTGCACACTGGCTCGGGACCCCACGACTGGCAAGCACAAGGGCTATGGCTTCATTG AATATGAGAAAGCCCAATCGTCCCAGGATGCCGTGTCTTCCATGAACCTTTTTGACCTGGGGGGCCAGTACTTGCGGGTGGGCAAGGCTGTCACACCCCCCATGCCCCTGCTTACACCGGCCACACCTGGAGGCCTCCCGCCGGCTGCTGCCGTGGCCGCAGCTGCAGCCACAGCCAAGATTACAGCTCAG GAAGCAGTGGCTGGAGCAGCGGTACTGGGTACCCTAGCCACTCCTggactggtgtcccctgcactgactctggCCCAGCCCCTGGGGGCTCTACCCCAGGCCGTCATGGCTGCCCAGGCCCCAGGAGTCATCACAG GTGTGACCCCGGCCCGGCCTCCCATTCCGGTCACCATCCCCTCTGTGGGTGTGGTGAATCCCATCCTGGCCAGCCCTCCAACGCTTGGTCTCCTGGAGcccaagaaggagaaggaggaggaggagctgttTCCTGAGTCAGAGCGACCAGAGATGCTGAGTGAGCAGGAGCACATGAGCATCTCAGGAAGTAGCGCCCGCCACATGGTGATGCAAAAGCTCCTCCGCAAGCAGGAG TCCACAGTGATGGTTCTGCGCAACATGGTGGACCCCAAGGACATCGACGATGACCTGGAAGGGGAGGTGACCGAGGAGTGTGGCAAGTTTGGTGCTGTCAACCGTGTCATCATCTACCAAGAGAAGCAGGGCGAGGAGGAGGACGCGGAGATCATTGTCAAGATTTTTGTGGAGTTTTCTGTAGCCTCTGAGACTCACAAGGCCATCCAGGCCCTCAATGGGCGCTGGTTTGCTGGCCGCAAGGTGGTGGCTGAAGTGTATGACCAGGAGCGTTTTGATAACAGTGACCTCTCTGCATGA
- the PUF60 gene encoding poly(U)-binding-splicing factor PUF60 isoform X8 yields MATATIALGTDSIKMENGQGTAAKLGLPPLTPEQQEALQKAKKYAMEQSIKSVLVKQTIAHQQQQLTNLQMAAVTMGFGDPLSPLQSMAAQRQRALAIMCRVYVGSIYYELGEDTIRQAFAPFGPIKSIDMSWDSVTMKHKGFAFVEYEVPEAAQLALEQMNSVMLGGRNIKVGRPSNIGQAQPIIDQLAEEARAFNRIYVASVHQDLSDDDIKSVFEAFGKIKSCTLARDPTTGKHKGYGFIEYEKAQSSQDAVSSMNLFDLGGQYLRVGKAVTPPMPLLTPATPGGLPPAAAVAAAAATAKITAQEAVAGAAVLGTLATPGLVSPALTLAQPLGALPQAVMAAQAPGVITGVTPARPPIPVTIPSVGVVNPILASPPTLGLLEPKKEKEEEELFPESERPEMLSEQEHMSISGSSARHMVMQKLLRKQESTVMVLRNMVDPKDIDDDLEGEVTEECGKFGAVNRVIIYQEKQGEEEDAEIIVKIFVEFSVASETHKAIQALNGRWFAGRKVVAEVYDQERFDNSDLSA; encoded by the exons ATGGCGACGGCGACCATAGCGCTA GGGACAGACTCCATCAAGATGGAGAACGGGCAGGGCACAGCCGCGAAGCTGGGACTGCCTCCCTTGACGCCCGAGCAGCAGGAGGCCCTCCAGAAG GCCAAGAAGTACGCCATGGAGCAGAGCATCAAGAGCGTGCTGGTGAAGCAGACCATcgcccaccagcagcagcagcttaccaACCTGCAG ATGGCAGCAGTGACAATGGGCTTTGGAGATCCTCTCTCACCTTTGCAATCG ATGGCGGCTCAGCGGCAGCGGGCACTGGCCATCATGTGCCGGGTCTACGTGGGCTCCATCTACTACGAGCTGGGGGAGGACACCATCCGCCAGGCATTCGCCCCCTTTGGGCCCATCAAGAGCATCGACATGTCCTGGGACTCTGTCACCATGAAGCACAAG GGCTTTGCGTTTGTGGAGTATGAGGTCCCAGAAGCCGCCCAGCTGGCCTTGGAGCAGATGAATtccgtgatgctgggaggcaggAACATCAAg GTGGGCAGACCCAGcaacatagggcaggctcagccCATCATAGACCAGCTGGCTGAGGAGGCGCGAGCCTTCAACCGCATCTACGTGGCTTCCGTGCACCAGGACCTCTCGGATGATGACATCAAGAGCGTGTTTGAGGCCTTTGGCAAGATCAAATCCTGCACACTGGCTCGGGACCCCACGACTGGCAAGCACAAGGGCTATGGCTTCATTG AATATGAGAAAGCCCAATCGTCCCAGGATGCCGTGTCTTCCATGAACCTTTTTGACCTGGGGGGCCAGTACTTGCGGGTGGGCAAGGCTGTCACACCCCCCATGCCCCTGCTTACACCGGCCACACCTGGAGGCCTCCCGCCGGCTGCTGCCGTGGCCGCAGCTGCAGCCACAGCCAAGATTACAGCTCAG GAAGCAGTGGCTGGAGCAGCGGTACTGGGTACCCTAGCCACTCCTggactggtgtcccctgcactgactctggCCCAGCCCCTGGGGGCTCTACCCCAGGCCGTCATGGCTGCCCAGGCCCCAGGAGTCATCACAG GTGTGACCCCGGCCCGGCCTCCCATTCCGGTCACCATCCCCTCTGTGGGTGTGGTGAATCCCATCCTGGCCAGCCCTCCAACGCTTGGTCTCCTGGAGcccaagaaggagaaggaggaggaggagctgttTCCTGAGTCAGAGCGACCAGAGATGCTGAGTGAGCAGGAGCACATGAGCATCTCAGGAAGTAGCGCCCGCCACATGGTGATGCAAAAGCTCCTCCGCAAGCAGGAG TCCACAGTGATGGTTCTGCGCAACATGGTGGACCCCAAGGACATCGACGATGACCTGGAAGGGGAGGTGACCGAGGAGTGTGGCAAGTTTGGTGCTGTCAACCGTGTCATCATCTACCAAGAGAAGCAGGGCGAGGAGGAGGACGCGGAGATCATTGTCAAGATTTTTGTGGAGTTTTCTGTAGCCTCTGAGACTCACAAGGCCATCCAGGCCCTCAATGGGCGCTGGTTTGCTGGCCGCAAGGTGGTGGCTGAAGTGTATGACCAGGAGCGTTTTGATAACAGTGACCTCTCTGCATGA
- the PUF60 gene encoding poly(U)-binding-splicing factor PUF60 isoform X3 yields MATATIALVNGQQGGGSEPAAAAVVAAGDKWKPPQGTDSIKMENGQGTAAKLGLPPLTPEQQEALQKAKKYAMEQSIKSVLVKQTIAHQQQQLTNLQMAAVTMGFGDPLSPLQSMAAQRQRALAIMCRVYVGSIYYELGEDTIRQAFAPFGPIKSIDMSWDSVTMKHKGFAFVEYEVPEAAQLALEQMNSVMLGGRNIKVGRPSNIGQAQPIIDQLAEEARAFNRIYVASVHQDLSDDDIKSVFEAFGKIKSCTLARDPTTGKHKGYGFIEYEKAQSSQDAVSSMNLFDLGGQYLRVGKAVTPPMPLLTPATPGGLPPAAAVAAAAATAKITAQEAVAGAAVLGTLATPGLVSPALTLAQPLGALPQAVMAAQAPGVITGVTPARPPIPVTIPSVGVVNPILASPPTLGLLEPKKEKEEEELFPESERPEMLSEQEHMSISGSSARHMVMQKLLRKQESTVMVLRNMVDPKDIDDDLEGEVTEECGKFGAVNRVIIYQEKQGEEEDAEIIVKIFVEFSVASETHKAIQALNGRWFAGRKVVAEVYDQERFDNSDLSA; encoded by the exons ATGGCGACGGCGACCATAGCGCTA GTCAATGGCCAGCAAGGAGGGGGGTCCgagccggcggcggcggcagtgGTGGCAGCGGGAGACAAATGGAAACCTCCACAG GGGACAGACTCCATCAAGATGGAGAACGGGCAGGGCACAGCCGCGAAGCTGGGACTGCCTCCCTTGACGCCCGAGCAGCAGGAGGCCCTCCAGAAG GCCAAGAAGTACGCCATGGAGCAGAGCATCAAGAGCGTGCTGGTGAAGCAGACCATcgcccaccagcagcagcagcttaccaACCTGCAG ATGGCAGCAGTGACAATGGGCTTTGGAGATCCTCTCTCACCTTTGCAATCG ATGGCGGCTCAGCGGCAGCGGGCACTGGCCATCATGTGCCGGGTCTACGTGGGCTCCATCTACTACGAGCTGGGGGAGGACACCATCCGCCAGGCATTCGCCCCCTTTGGGCCCATCAAGAGCATCGACATGTCCTGGGACTCTGTCACCATGAAGCACAAG GGCTTTGCGTTTGTGGAGTATGAGGTCCCAGAAGCCGCCCAGCTGGCCTTGGAGCAGATGAATtccgtgatgctgggaggcaggAACATCAAg GTGGGCAGACCCAGcaacatagggcaggctcagccCATCATAGACCAGCTGGCTGAGGAGGCGCGAGCCTTCAACCGCATCTACGTGGCTTCCGTGCACCAGGACCTCTCGGATGATGACATCAAGAGCGTGTTTGAGGCCTTTGGCAAGATCAAATCCTGCACACTGGCTCGGGACCCCACGACTGGCAAGCACAAGGGCTATGGCTTCATTG AATATGAGAAAGCCCAATCGTCCCAGGATGCCGTGTCTTCCATGAACCTTTTTGACCTGGGGGGCCAGTACTTGCGGGTGGGCAAGGCTGTCACACCCCCCATGCCCCTGCTTACACCGGCCACACCTGGAGGCCTCCCGCCGGCTGCTGCCGTGGCCGCAGCTGCAGCCACAGCCAAGATTACAGCTCAG GAAGCAGTGGCTGGAGCAGCGGTACTGGGTACCCTAGCCACTCCTggactggtgtcccctgcactgactctggCCCAGCCCCTGGGGGCTCTACCCCAGGCCGTCATGGCTGCCCAGGCCCCAGGAGTCATCACAG GTGTGACCCCGGCCCGGCCTCCCATTCCGGTCACCATCCCCTCTGTGGGTGTGGTGAATCCCATCCTGGCCAGCCCTCCAACGCTTGGTCTCCTGGAGcccaagaaggagaaggaggaggaggagctgttTCCTGAGTCAGAGCGACCAGAGATGCTGAGTGAGCAGGAGCACATGAGCATCTCAGGAAGTAGCGCCCGCCACATGGTGATGCAAAAGCTCCTCCGCAAGCAGGAG TCCACAGTGATGGTTCTGCGCAACATGGTGGACCCCAAGGACATCGACGATGACCTGGAAGGGGAGGTGACCGAGGAGTGTGGCAAGTTTGGTGCTGTCAACCGTGTCATCATCTACCAAGAGAAGCAGGGCGAGGAGGAGGACGCGGAGATCATTGTCAAGATTTTTGTGGAGTTTTCTGTAGCCTCTGAGACTCACAAGGCCATCCAGGCCCTCAATGGGCGCTGGTTTGCTGGCCGCAAGGTGGTGGCTGAAGTGTATGACCAGGAGCGTTTTGATAACAGTGACCTCTCTGCATGA